A single region of the Streptomyces caelestis genome encodes:
- a CDS encoding MFS transporter, with amino-acid sequence MFAPRTTPWPLVALFTAGYLAPYLLPTTVGRLDSGLPLSATQAGAVGSALLLSSASAGFALASRVERIGARALARLGLALALLGYGGAALATAVPAVVAGAMVGGFGSGTATTVAATLIAAQRDPHRASTAGLLSVSALAGAVYLTVPHLGPGHGLPLAAIALTALAVWPLTGSLPSGTPAAPARHRETRLPHARSGLVLAAAMVCWSLAQNSLWGVSGQIGLSQAHLGEATVGAVFAVALGAGLTGVLAAGALGARLGRAVPIGAGTVLIAGCIVLSASATDLTSFATGEIAWNTLYPVVLSYLIGLAASLDPRGRWAVLVGSASSLGTAAGPLTGSLLSAQAGFPAMGMILAAGLLVVALPMTAVALHTSGRPLLAGAIRRRGGHPAALVAAATGTPTGTVPEIGAPEQPVVEITVDTPAVPAQRAYGKAGSEVF; translated from the coding sequence GTGTTCGCCCCCCGCACCACCCCCTGGCCCCTCGTCGCCCTTTTCACGGCCGGGTACCTCGCCCCGTATCTGCTGCCGACCACCGTCGGCCGCCTCGACTCGGGCCTACCTCTCTCCGCCACCCAGGCCGGCGCCGTCGGCAGTGCCCTGCTGCTGAGTTCGGCGTCCGCCGGATTCGCCCTGGCCTCCCGGGTCGAACGGATCGGGGCCCGCGCCCTCGCCCGGCTCGGCCTCGCACTGGCCCTGCTCGGCTACGGCGGTGCCGCACTGGCCACCGCCGTCCCGGCCGTCGTCGCCGGTGCGATGGTCGGCGGGTTCGGATCCGGCACGGCCACCACCGTCGCCGCCACCCTGATCGCCGCCCAGCGGGACCCGCACCGGGCCTCCACGGCAGGGCTGCTCAGCGTCTCCGCCCTCGCGGGCGCGGTGTATCTGACGGTCCCGCACCTCGGTCCGGGGCACGGTCTGCCCCTGGCCGCGATCGCCCTCACGGCCCTGGCCGTGTGGCCGCTGACCGGCAGCCTGCCCTCCGGTACGCCCGCCGCGCCCGCGCGGCACCGCGAGACCCGGCTGCCCCATGCCCGTTCGGGCCTGGTGCTGGCCGCCGCCATGGTGTGCTGGTCGCTCGCCCAGAACTCCCTGTGGGGCGTGAGCGGACAGATCGGGCTGTCCCAGGCCCACCTCGGCGAGGCCACCGTCGGCGCCGTCTTCGCCGTGGCGCTGGGCGCCGGGCTGACCGGCGTCCTCGCGGCGGGCGCGCTCGGGGCGCGGCTGGGGCGCGCGGTGCCGATCGGGGCGGGCACGGTCCTCATCGCCGGCTGCATCGTGCTCAGCGCCTCCGCGACCGACCTGACGAGCTTCGCGACCGGCGAGATCGCCTGGAACACCCTGTATCCGGTGGTGCTGTCGTACCTGATCGGACTCGCCGCCTCGCTCGACCCGCGCGGCCGCTGGGCGGTGCTCGTCGGCTCGGCATCCTCGCTGGGCACGGCCGCCGGGCCGCTCACCGGCAGCCTCCTGTCCGCGCAGGCCGGGTTCCCGGCCATGGGCATGATCCTGGCCGCCGGTCTGCTGGTGGTCGCCCTGCCGATGACCGCCGTCGCCCTGCACACGAGCGGACGCCCGCTGCTCGCCGGGGCGATCCGCCGCCGCGGCGGCCACCCGGCCGCCCTGGTCGCCGCCGCCACGGGCACCCCCACCGGCACGGTCCCCGAGATCGGCGCTCCGGAACAGCCGGTGGTGGAGATCACCGTGGACACCCCGGCCGTCCCGGCCCAGCGCGCCTACGGCAAGGCGGGGTCAGAGGTCTTCTGA
- a CDS encoding adenosine deaminase, translating to MSLPKAELHLHIEGTLEPELAFELATRNGLTLPYADTDELREAYRFEDLQSFLNLYYELMAVLRTERDFEDLANEYLERAAAQGVRHAEIFFDPQAHTSRGLELGTVVEGLWRALGDSESRHGVSTRLIMCFLRDESAESALATLHAAKPYLDRITGVGLDSAEVGHPPAKFREVYEAAAALGLRRVAHAGEEGPPEYITEALDVLGVERVDHGLRCVEDPALVERLVRERVPLTLCPLSNVRLRTVDTLADHPLPAMLDAGLMCTVHSDDPAYFGGYAGDNFDAVRDTLGLSEEQLRELARNSFLASFLEDDEELRARYLAEVKAYEFR from the coding sequence ATGTCCCTCCCCAAAGCCGAACTGCACCTTCATATCGAAGGCACCCTGGAACCGGAACTCGCCTTCGAGCTCGCCACGCGCAATGGCCTCACGCTGCCGTACGCGGACACGGACGAGCTGCGCGAGGCGTACCGGTTCGAGGACCTCCAGTCGTTCCTGAACCTGTACTACGAGCTCATGGCCGTCCTGCGCACCGAGCGGGACTTCGAGGACCTGGCGAACGAGTACCTCGAACGCGCCGCCGCCCAGGGCGTGCGGCACGCGGAGATCTTCTTCGACCCGCAGGCCCACACCAGCCGCGGGCTGGAGCTCGGCACGGTCGTCGAGGGGCTGTGGCGGGCGCTGGGCGACAGCGAGTCCCGGCACGGCGTCTCGACCCGGCTGATCATGTGCTTCCTGCGTGACGAGTCCGCCGAGTCGGCCCTGGCGACCCTTCATGCGGCCAAGCCGTACCTGGACCGGATCACCGGTGTCGGCCTCGACTCGGCCGAGGTCGGGCACCCGCCGGCGAAGTTCCGCGAGGTGTACGAGGCCGCCGCCGCGCTCGGGCTGCGGCGGGTCGCGCACGCCGGTGAGGAGGGGCCGCCGGAGTACATCACCGAGGCGCTGGACGTCCTCGGTGTCGAGCGGGTCGACCACGGGCTGCGCTGCGTGGAGGACCCGGCGCTGGTGGAGCGGCTGGTGCGGGAGCGGGTGCCGCTGACGCTGTGTCCCCTGTCGAACGTCCGGCTGCGGACCGTCGACACCCTCGCCGACCATCCGCTGCCCGCCATGCTGGACGCCGGCCTGATGTGCACGGTGCACTCGGACGATCCGGCGTACTTCGGCGGGTACGCCGGTGACAACTTCGACGCCGTGCGCGACACCCTCGGCCTGAGCGAGGAGCAGCTGCGCGAGCTCGCCCGCAACTCCTTCCTCGCCTCCTTCCTGGAGGACGACGAGGAGCTGCGGGCGCGGTATCTCGCCGAGGTGAAGGCCTACGAGTTCCGCTGA
- a CDS encoding ribonuclease Z, translating to MSVRELVVLGTASQVPTRHRNHNGYLLRWDGEGILFDPGEGTQRQMVRAGVAAHDLNRICVTHFHGDHALGLPGVIQRINLDQVPHEITAHYPKSGQRFYERLQYATPYRASVFITEAPADGDGVLAVTPSYTLDARRLSHSIDSYGYRIVEHDGRRMLPERLAAHGIKGPDVGRIQREGSLGGVSLDDVSEVRRGQRFAFVMDTRLCEGVYALAEGCDMLVIESTFLDEDEQLAVEHGHLTAGQAARVARDGGVRHLVLTHFSQRYTDPDEFERQARAAGYEGELTVAHDLLRVPVPKRR from the coding sequence TTGTCCGTACGTGAACTCGTGGTGCTCGGTACCGCCAGCCAGGTCCCGACCCGCCACCGCAACCACAACGGCTACCTGCTCCGCTGGGACGGCGAGGGCATCCTGTTCGACCCCGGCGAGGGCACGCAGCGCCAGATGGTGCGTGCCGGGGTCGCCGCCCACGACCTGAACCGGATCTGCGTCACGCACTTCCACGGCGACCACGCACTGGGCCTGCCCGGGGTCATCCAGCGGATCAACCTCGACCAGGTGCCGCACGAGATCACCGCCCACTACCCGAAGTCCGGGCAGCGTTTCTACGAGCGGCTCCAGTACGCCACGCCCTACCGCGCGAGCGTCTTCATCACCGAGGCCCCGGCCGACGGGGACGGCGTGCTCGCGGTCACGCCGTCGTACACGCTGGACGCCCGCAGGCTGTCGCACTCGATCGATTCGTACGGCTACCGGATCGTCGAGCACGACGGCCGCCGCATGCTGCCCGAGCGGCTCGCCGCGCACGGCATCAAGGGGCCGGACGTCGGCCGGATCCAGCGCGAGGGGTCGCTCGGCGGGGTCTCGCTCGACGACGTCAGCGAGGTACGGCGCGGGCAGCGGTTCGCGTTCGTCATGGACACCCGACTGTGCGAGGGGGTGTACGCGCTCGCCGAGGGCTGCGACATGCTCGTCATCGAGTCGACCTTCCTCGACGAGGACGAACAACTCGCGGTGGAGCACGGACACCTGACGGCAGGTCAGGCCGCGCGGGTGGCCCGGGACGGCGGTGTGCGGCACCTCGTGCTGACCCACTTCAGCCAGCGCTACACCGACCCGGACGAGTTCGAGCGGCAGGCGCGGGCGGCGGGGTACGAGGGGGAGCTGACCGTGGCGCACGATCTGCTGAGGGTGCCGGTTCCGAAGCGTCGGTGA
- a CDS encoding histidine triad nucleotide-binding protein, which produces MAGEPQGDCLFCKIVAGTIPATIVRETDTTIAFRDINPQAPTHVLIIPKAHHENAAALAAADPALTADVLREAQAVADEEKLDSYRLVFNTGSGAGQTVWHVHGHVLGGRGLDWPPG; this is translated from the coding sequence ATGGCAGGGGAGCCACAGGGCGACTGCCTGTTCTGCAAGATCGTCGCCGGAACCATCCCGGCGACGATCGTCCGCGAGACGGACACCACCATCGCGTTCCGCGACATCAATCCCCAGGCCCCCACCCATGTCCTGATCATCCCCAAGGCGCACCACGAGAACGCCGCCGCACTCGCCGCCGCCGACCCGGCCCTCACCGCGGACGTGCTCCGCGAGGCCCAGGCCGTCGCCGACGAGGAGAAGCTGGACAGCTACCGCCTCGTCTTCAACACCGGCAGCGGCGCCGGCCAGACGGTCTGGCACGTGCACGGCCACGTGCTCGGCGGCCGCGGCCTCGACTGGCCTCCGGGGTAA
- a CDS encoding S41 family peptidase has translation MTQSASPAYLRFPHVHGDLVAFTAEDDVWLAPLDGGRAWRVSADNVPVTLPRISPDGTTVAWTSTRDGAPEVHIAPVDGGSAKRLTYWGSPKTQVRGWTPDGEVLAISAQGQASLRRTWARAVPLDGGPATTLPYGPVGDIAYGPSVVLLSAPMGREAAWWKRYRGGTAGKLWIDREGDGEFVRLHEELDGNIEYPLWVGDRTAFLSDHEGTGALYSSLADGSDLRRHTPLDGFYARHAATDGTRVVYSSAGELWVLDDLDGAEARRLDVRLGGQRVDLQPFPVNASRWFGSASPDHTARGSAVSVRGSVHWVTHRSGPARALAATPGVRARMPRAFRADGEEWVVWVTDAEGDDALEFAPATGLAPGATPRRLAAGQLGRVLDLAVAPDGSRAAVASHDGRLLLVERETGEVREVDRSEDGDVSGLVFSPDSSWLAWSHPGPRPLCQLKLANTTDLSVTEATPLRFQDYAPAFTADGKHLAFLSTRSFDPVYDEHVFDLAFVEGARPHLITLAATTPSPFGPQRHGRSFETPDREETPDSEGAPTTRIDLEGLADRIVPFPVEAARYSNLRAAKDGVLWLRHPIAGVLGASRATPDDPDPKSELERYDLAQQRVEHLAVDADHFEVSGDGKRVLLWTDGRLKVVPSDRRASGDDDSDTNITVDLGRVRQFIDPAAEWRQMFDENGRIMRDHFWRPDMSGVDWAGVLDRYRPVVDRLATHDDLVDLLWEVQGELGTSHAYVTPRGGFGGGPRQGLLGADISRHEDGSWRVDRILPSETSDPDARSPLAAPGVAVRPGDAILAIAGHPVDPVAGPGPLLIGTAGKPVELTISPSGGGDPRHAVVVPVADEEPLRYHAWVADRRAYVHEKSGGRLGYLHVPDMQAPGWAQIHRDLRVEVAREGLVVDVRENRGGHTSQLVVEKLARRIVGWAVPRGMRPYSYPEDAPRGPVVAVANEFSGSDGDIVNAAIKALGLGPVVGTRTWGGVIGIDSRYRLVDGTLVTQPKYAFWLEGYEWGVENHGVDPDVEVLQRPQDYVAGRDAQLDGAIRLALESLEGSPAKTPPTLPTS, from the coding sequence GTGACACAGTCCGCATCGCCTGCTTACCTCCGGTTCCCCCACGTGCACGGTGACCTGGTCGCCTTCACCGCCGAGGACGACGTGTGGCTCGCTCCGCTCGACGGCGGACGGGCCTGGCGGGTCAGCGCCGACAACGTGCCGGTGACCCTGCCCCGCATCTCGCCCGACGGCACCACCGTCGCCTGGACCTCGACCCGCGACGGCGCCCCCGAGGTGCACATCGCCCCGGTCGACGGCGGCTCCGCCAAGCGCCTGACGTACTGGGGCAGTCCGAAGACCCAGGTGCGCGGCTGGACCCCGGACGGCGAGGTACTCGCGATCAGCGCCCAGGGGCAGGCGAGCCTGCGCCGCACCTGGGCGCGTGCCGTTCCGCTCGACGGCGGCCCGGCCACCACCCTGCCGTACGGGCCGGTCGGTGACATCGCCTACGGGCCGAGCGTCGTCCTGCTGTCCGCGCCGATGGGGCGCGAGGCGGCCTGGTGGAAGCGGTACCGGGGCGGCACGGCGGGCAAGTTGTGGATCGACCGGGAGGGCGACGGGGAGTTCGTCCGGCTGCACGAGGAACTCGACGGGAACATCGAGTACCCGCTGTGGGTGGGGGACCGTACCGCCTTCCTGTCCGACCACGAGGGCACCGGCGCGCTGTACTCCTCCCTCGCCGACGGGTCCGACCTGCGCCGGCACACCCCGCTCGACGGGTTCTACGCCCGGCACGCCGCGACCGACGGCACCCGTGTCGTCTACTCCAGCGCCGGTGAGCTGTGGGTGCTGGACGACCTGGACGGGGCCGAGGCGCGGCGGCTGGACGTGCGGCTCGGCGGGCAGCGCGTCGACCTCCAGCCGTTCCCGGTCAACGCCTCCCGCTGGTTCGGGTCGGCGTCCCCGGACCACACCGCGCGCGGCAGCGCCGTGTCCGTACGCGGGTCCGTCCACTGGGTCACCCACCGCTCCGGCCCGGCCCGCGCGCTGGCCGCGACGCCCGGGGTGCGGGCCCGGATGCCGCGGGCGTTCCGCGCGGACGGCGAGGAGTGGGTGGTGTGGGTGACGGACGCCGAGGGCGACGACGCCCTGGAGTTCGCGCCCGCCACCGGCCTCGCCCCGGGGGCGACACCGCGCCGGCTCGCCGCCGGGCAGCTCGGCAGGGTGCTGGACCTCGCCGTGGCGCCGGACGGCAGCCGGGCGGCCGTGGCCTCCCACGACGGGCGGCTGCTGCTCGTCGAGAGGGAGACGGGCGAGGTGCGGGAGGTGGACCGCAGCGAGGACGGTGACGTGTCCGGGCTCGTCTTCTCGCCGGACTCGTCCTGGCTCGCCTGGTCCCACCCCGGCCCGCGGCCCCTGTGCCAGCTGAAGCTCGCCAACACCACCGACCTGTCGGTCACCGAGGCGACCCCGCTGCGCTTCCAGGACTACGCGCCGGCGTTCACGGCGGACGGCAAGCACCTCGCGTTCCTGTCGACCCGCTCCTTCGACCCGGTCTACGACGAGCATGTCTTCGACCTGGCCTTCGTGGAGGGCGCCCGGCCGCATCTGATCACGCTCGCGGCCACCACGCCCTCCCCGTTCGGGCCGCAGCGGCACGGCCGGTCCTTCGAGACGCCCGACCGGGAGGAGACCCCCGACAGCGAGGGCGCCCCCACCACCCGCATCGACCTCGAAGGCCTCGCCGACCGCATCGTGCCCTTCCCGGTCGAGGCCGCCCGCTACTCCAACCTGCGCGCCGCCAAGGACGGCGTCCTGTGGCTGCGCCACCCGATCGCCGGTGTGCTCGGCGCGTCCCGGGCCACCCCGGACGACCCCGACCCCAAGTCCGAGCTGGAGCGCTACGACCTCGCCCAGCAACGGGTCGAGCACCTCGCCGTCGACGCCGACCACTTCGAGGTCAGCGGCGACGGCAAGCGGGTGCTGCTGTGGACCGACGGGCGGCTCAAGGTCGTCCCCAGCGATCGGCGCGCCTCCGGCGACGACGACAGCGACACCAACATCACCGTCGACCTCGGCCGCGTACGCCAGTTCATCGACCCGGCCGCCGAGTGGCGGCAGATGTTCGACGAGAACGGCCGCATCATGCGGGACCACTTCTGGCGTCCGGACATGAGCGGCGTCGACTGGGCCGGCGTCCTCGACCGCTACCGGCCGGTCGTCGACCGGCTCGCCACCCATGACGACCTGGTCGACCTGCTGTGGGAGGTGCAGGGCGAACTCGGCACCTCGCACGCCTACGTCACCCCGCGCGGCGGATTCGGCGGCGGTCCCCGCCAGGGCTTGCTCGGTGCCGACATCTCACGCCACGAGGACGGCAGTTGGCGCGTCGACCGCATCCTGCCCTCCGAGACCTCCGACCCGGACGCCCGCAGCCCGCTGGCCGCGCCCGGCGTCGCCGTACGCCCCGGGGACGCGATCCTCGCGATCGCCGGACATCCGGTCGACCCGGTGGCCGGCCCCGGCCCGCTGCTGATCGGCACGGCGGGCAAGCCGGTGGAGCTCACCATCTCCCCGTCCGGCGGCGGCGACCCGCGGCACGCCGTCGTCGTTCCGGTCGCGGACGAGGAGCCGTTGCGGTACCACGCCTGGGTCGCCGACCGGCGGGCCTACGTCCACGAGAAGTCCGGCGGCCGCCTCGGCTACCTCCACGTCCCGGACATGCAGGCGCCCGGCTGGGCCCAGATCCACCGCGACCTGCGCGTCGAGGTCGCCCGCGAGGGGCTGGTCGTCGACGTCCGCGAGAACCGCGGCGGCCACACCTCCCAGCTGGTCGTCGAGAAACTCGCCCGCCGCATCGTCGGCTGGGCCGTGCCGCGCGGCATGCGCCCCTACAGCTACCCCGAGGACGCCCCCCGCGGCCCCGTCGTGGCCGTCGCCAACGAGTTCTCCGGCTCCGACGGCGACATCGTCAACGCCGCGATCAAGGCCCTCGGCCTGGGTCCGGTCGTCGGCACCCGCACCTGGGGCGGCGTCATCGGCATCGACAGCCGCTACCGCCTGGTCGACGGCACCCTCGTCACCCAGCCCAAGTACGCCTTCTGGCTGGAGGGCTATGAGTGGGGGGTGGAGAACCACGGGGTGGATCCGGACGTGGAGGTCCTCCAGCGGCCCCAGGACTACGTGGCGGGCAGGGACGCCCAACTGGACGGGGCGATCCGACTCGCTCTGGAGAGTCTGGAGGGCAGTCCGGCGAAAACGCCGCCGACCTTGCCGACCTCTTGA
- a CDS encoding VOC family protein, which produces MELAQVRLLVTDFAACYHFYGEVLGLKPQSGAVDGPYEKFSPAVGSAGIALQDRSMMAEVLDELGDTVNGHRSLVVLRVEALDAYCEEITLRGATVLHGPVSLTDRLRVAHLKDPEGNLVELQEWLLLRG; this is translated from the coding sequence GTGGAACTCGCACAGGTACGACTGCTCGTGACCGACTTCGCCGCCTGCTACCACTTCTACGGCGAGGTCCTCGGCCTCAAGCCGCAGTCGGGGGCGGTGGACGGGCCGTACGAGAAGTTCAGCCCCGCGGTGGGTTCCGCGGGGATCGCGCTGCAGGACCGCTCGATGATGGCCGAGGTGCTGGACGAGCTGGGCGACACGGTGAACGGCCACCGCTCCCTGGTCGTCCTGCGCGTCGAGGCCCTGGACGCGTACTGCGAGGAGATCACTCTGCGCGGCGCGACGGTCCTGCACGGGCCGGTGTCCCTGACCGACCGCCTGCGCGTCGCCCACCTCAAGGATCCCGAGGGCAACTTGGTCGAGCTGCAGGAGTGGTTGCTGCTGCGCGGCTGA
- a CDS encoding 16S rRNA (uracil(1498)-N(3))-methyltransferase produces MTAPVFVVEHFDAGGGGRYVLDGPEGRHAVSVKRLRPGEDVVLTDGAGRWADGVVLDTEGKDRLIVRLDPVTEEPPEQPRVTVVQALPKGDRGELAVETMTEVGVDAIVPWAAARCITQWKGERGLKALAKWRATAREAGKQSRRVRFPEVAEVATTKQVAALLAGAEFAAVLHESGDSPLATAELPSSGEIVLVVGPEGGVAPEELALFAEAGAQAYRLGRSVLRTSTAGTAAAAVLLARTGRWT; encoded by the coding sequence TCCGGTGTTCGTGGTCGAGCACTTCGACGCGGGCGGGGGCGGTCGCTACGTCCTCGACGGTCCGGAGGGACGGCACGCCGTCTCCGTGAAGCGGCTGCGGCCCGGTGAGGACGTCGTCCTCACGGACGGGGCGGGGCGGTGGGCGGACGGTGTCGTGCTCGACACCGAGGGCAAGGACCGGCTGATCGTGCGGCTGGACCCGGTGACCGAGGAGCCGCCGGAGCAGCCCCGGGTGACCGTCGTCCAGGCGCTGCCCAAGGGGGACCGCGGGGAACTGGCCGTCGAGACGATGACCGAGGTCGGCGTCGACGCGATCGTGCCGTGGGCGGCGGCGCGCTGCATCACGCAGTGGAAGGGCGAGCGAGGGCTGAAGGCGCTGGCCAAGTGGCGGGCGACGGCCCGGGAGGCGGGCAAGCAGTCCCGCCGGGTGCGGTTCCCCGAGGTCGCGGAGGTGGCGACGACCAAGCAGGTCGCGGCGCTGCTGGCGGGGGCGGAGTTCGCTGCCGTGCTGCACGAGAGCGGGGACTCGCCGCTGGCGACGGCCGAACTGCCGTCGTCCGGTGAGATCGTGCTGGTCGTGGGGCCCGAAGGGGGCGTGGCGCCGGAGGAGTTGGCGCTGTTCGCGGAGGCGGGGGCGCAGGCGTATCGCCTCGGGCGCAGTGTGCTGCGCACATCGACTGCCGGGACCGCGGCCGCGGCCGTGCTCCTGGCTCGCACCGGCCGCTGGACCTGA